The sequence ATTATTTATATGGCTCCATATTGGGCTTCTTATCCAGATATGATTAAATTATCAGGAGGTGTACCAGTTGTTTTAGAAACAGATATTGAAAATGGTTTTGAGCCTGATATCAAAAAGCTTGAAAGTCTAATAAGCTCAAAAACCAAAGCTATTTTAATAAATATTCCTAATAACCCTTCAGGAGCAATTTACTCAGAAGCTACAATGTTAGCTTTAGCTGATTTAATGAAAAAGTATCCTCATATTGTATTAATTAGTGATGAGATATATGATCAGGTTTATTGGGATAGAGCTCCTATTCCTGTTACAAAGATCTCTGCTGAGCTTAAAGATCGTGTCATAGTAGCTAGTGGAGTTTCTAAGAATTACGCAATGACAGGGTGGCGAGTTGGACATATTTTAGCACCTTCGGATTTTATAAATGCTATTAAGAAATTTCAGTCACAATCTTTATCTTGTGCTTGTTCAATTTCACAAATTGCAGCGATAGAGGCGCTAAAGTTAGAAAGAGCGGATATTGAGCATATGAATCAAGAGTATTATGAAAGCGTTTCTTTTGTTTTTAACGCTTTAAAAGATATACCTGATGTTAAAGTTTTTATGCCTCAGGGAGGTTTTTATATATTTTTAGATATAAGTGAAGTTTTAGAAAGGATGCACCTCTCAGATGAGAGCTTTTGTATAAAACTTTTAGAAGAAACTTTTGTAGGTGTTATTCATGGCAGTGCCTTTGGTTTGTCAGGACATATTAGAATTAGTGCTGCGGCTCAAAGAGATGTTTTAGAGGAAGCTATTAAGAGACTGAAAGATTTTATATTGTCTTATTAACTTTTAATGATTATTTGATATAAACAAATATAAAGATTATTTAAAGAAAAAATAATTATTAATTTAATTTTATTAAAATGCCAAATAGGGTTTGACAGGTTTTGATTTACTATGTTAGACTCAAAATTAGTAAGTTTTCTTACTGATGTAATTTAAAGAAGAGGTGCATAGTCTATAATGCTAATCTGAAAGTCATAACGCTTAGAGATGATTAGATTTTTAGAGACTGTGCCGAAAGAATATAGAAGTTATGAACTGTATTCTTGGGTCTGATACTGAAAGGTAGCAGAACTGTCACGTTGAACTTAAACGTGGGGCGCTTCGGTCTAAGCATTAATTTGCAAAGTCTTTAGTTTCCCCATTTAGTGAAAACATGGAGAGCTTTGTGGAAGATCAAATAAGTGTTGCAAAATTCGGTGGTACAAGTGTTGCCAATATTGAATCAATAACAAAATGTATTGAAATTATAAGAAATACATCTCAAGTTAAGGTAGTAGTTGTAAGTGCTCAATCTGGAGTTACTAATCTTTTAGTAAAGCTTGTGACAAGCTGTTCTAATGAGAGTTCTATACAAGAAACAATTAGTAAAATACAAGAAATTGTCTACCCAATACTAGAGCATATTAAAAATCCTGAAACCTCAATGAGAATAAAAGAGGTTATAAAAGATTTAGAGTCTCTTACAAAATTATCTTTAAGATTAAAAACCCCTCAATTATCAGATGAGATATTATCTTTTGGTGAATTGATCTCAGCAACGATAATGACTGAGCTTTTAGTTCAATCAGGTATTAATGCTAGACACCTAAGAGCGACAGAGTTTATGAAAACTGATAACCACTATGGTCAGGCAAAACCTATCACTAAAAGTATCCGCTCAAATGCACAGCAAAAATTAGTGCCATTAATTCAAGATAGTATTGTAGTAACGGAAGGTTTTATGGGTCAAGGATCTCAAGGTCTTACAACTACTCTTGGTCGTGGCGGAAGTGATTATTCAGCAGCTTTAATCGCTGAGGCTATAGATGCGAAAGATTTACTGATTTGGACAGATGTTCCAGGCATCTATCAAGCTGATCCTAGAGCAATACCAAGTGCTGTATCAATACAGAAAATGTCTTATAATGAAGCTGCAGAACTAGCAACTTTTGGGGCTAAAGTCTTACATCCTAGTACATTATGGCCTGCTATAAGAAGTAATATAAATGTATTTATAGGATCAACTTTTAATCCAGATAACCCTGGGACATGGATTACAAAGAATTTAGATCAAGAGCTTCCAGTTGTTCGAGCTGTTGCTGAACGTAAAAATCAAGTGTTACTGACGATAAAGAGCTATGATATGGTTCATACCCAAGGTTTCTTGGCTAAAGTTTTTCAGGTTTTAGCAAATCATAAGGTAAGTATTGATTTAGTAACTACTAGTGAAGTAAGTCTTGCCTTGACCTTAGATCCTATTGGTAGCCAATCTATAGGTGATACTATACTTACACCAAGCTTATTAGAAGATCTACACGAGATTGGCGATGTTGAAATAAAGATTGATGAGAACCTATCCTTAGTTGCGATAGTTGGTAATAATATCCATCAGACTAAGAGTATTAGCTCAAGATTATTTTCTGAGTTATCAGAGCATAATATACGTTTACTTAGTCATGGAGCTAGTGGGCATAATATGTGTCTACTTGTTGACCAAAATGAATCATCTCAAGTTATGCAAAAAATTTATAATCAATTTTTTGAAAAAGGAAGGATGGTATGAAAATTGCAGTTGTAGGCAAAGGTAACACAGGTCAAGCTGTTTTAGATTTACTTGGAAGTCAAAGTGTATATGAAATTTTTGACTCAAGTAATACAGTTACAGTTGAAAAACTTAATAATGCTGATGCTGTAATTATATTTGTTTCAGCTAAAGTTTTGGCAGA is a genomic window of Francisella sp. LA112445 containing:
- a CDS encoding pyridoxal phosphate-dependent aminotransferase, encoding MAIQISNRVTSIKPSATALMSSKVQELVEKGAKILSLNVGEPGFNTPDVVKKAGIMAIENNYTQYTTVDGYRDLRQAIISRYYSDYGVNYELDEVCVTTGAKHSLHNIFNCIINDGDEIIYMAPYWASYPDMIKLSGGVPVVLETDIENGFEPDIKKLESLISSKTKAILINIPNNPSGAIYSEATMLALADLMKKYPHIVLISDEIYDQVYWDRAPIPVTKISAELKDRVIVASGVSKNYAMTGWRVGHILAPSDFINAIKKFQSQSLSCACSISQIAAIEALKLERADIEHMNQEYYESVSFVFNALKDIPDVKVFMPQGGFYIFLDISEVLERMHLSDESFCIKLLEETFVGVIHGSAFGLSGHIRISAAAQRDVLEEAIKRLKDFILSY
- the lysC gene encoding lysine-sensitive aspartokinase 3, which gives rise to MEDQISVAKFGGTSVANIESITKCIEIIRNTSQVKVVVVSAQSGVTNLLVKLVTSCSNESSIQETISKIQEIVYPILEHIKNPETSMRIKEVIKDLESLTKLSLRLKTPQLSDEILSFGELISATIMTELLVQSGINARHLRATEFMKTDNHYGQAKPITKSIRSNAQQKLVPLIQDSIVVTEGFMGQGSQGLTTTLGRGGSDYSAALIAEAIDAKDLLIWTDVPGIYQADPRAIPSAVSIQKMSYNEAAELATFGAKVLHPSTLWPAIRSNINVFIGSTFNPDNPGTWITKNLDQELPVVRAVAERKNQVLLTIKSYDMVHTQGFLAKVFQVLANHKVSIDLVTTSEVSLALTLDPIGSQSIGDTILTPSLLEDLHEIGDVEIKIDENLSLVAIVGNNIHQTKSISSRLFSELSEHNIRLLSHGASGHNMCLLVDQNESSQVMQKIYNQFFEKGRMV